In Porites lutea chromosome 9, jaPorLute2.1, whole genome shotgun sequence, a single window of DNA contains:
- the LOC140948882 gene encoding uncharacterized protein produces MTKNKQLTVRKDNRKSFREGNAVCEPARVSGNYTSFEIRINNSIVQKYSVTGASLEDTRVHPPSRIIGIKLGKTVYNDSCTEGNPLCVQHLKRCSFTRDQDGLNWRLMVTFFQASGVSSREWNFTWFLETKRNYDGRICVLEFPSSKPTRTTPKSQIGTFASDQRKAPSTQTSTAIVRTSVPMERTLQPGITETTSNLQTPKETTSSASPKITENSKGSGPDTTNIVTIVGPIVFVLACVGVLVTFIVVRKRRRGKMSINEDDTTCTKGRSRERSPDENHFFVLVDANEGPESHVGYNLSDLSEQAVNTATNIRNSAGLH; encoded by the exons GAAATGCAGTGTGTGAGCCAGCCCGTGTTTCAGGAAACTACACCAGCTTTGAGATACGTATAAATAACAGCATTGTTCAGAAGTATTCTGTGACAGGTGCTTCACTGGAGGATACCAGAGTCCATCCCCCAAGCAGGATTATTGGTATCAAATTGGGAAAAACCGTATATAATGATTCTTGTACGGAGGGGAATCCTCTATGCGTCCAACACTTGAAGAGATGTAGCTTTACCCGAGATCAAGACGGGCTGAATTGGCGGCTGATGGTTACCTTTTTTCAAGCCTCAGGAGTATCAAGTCGAGAGTGGAATTTTACATGGTTCTTGGAGACAAAACGCAACTATGACGGCAGGATATGTGTACTAGAATTCCCGTCGT caAAACCAACCCGTACTACACCCAAATCACAGATTGGAACTTTCGCTTCAGATCAAAGAAAGGCTCCTTCTACCCAAA CGTCCACTGCTATTGTAAGAACTTCTGTACCAATGGAAAGAACATTGCAGCCAGGCATTACGGAAACAACCTCCAACCTCCAAACGCCTAAGGAAACAACATCGTCTGCTTCTCCAAAGATAACTGAAAACAGTAAAG GCAGTGGACCTGATACCACCAATATCGTCACAATTGTAGGACCCATTGTTTTCGTGCTGGCTTGTGTCGGTGTACTAGTAACTTTCATAGTAGTGCGGAAACGCCGCCGTGGGAAAATGTCCATTAATGAAGATGACACCACGTGCACCAA GGGCAGGAGCAGAGAAAGAAGCCCAGACGAGAACCACTTCTTCGTTTTAGTAGACGCCAACGAAGGTCCTGAGTCCCACGTAGGGTATAATCTCAGCGACTTATCTGAACAAGCTGTCAATACAGCGACTAATATAAGAAACAGCGCCGGATTGCATTAA